One genomic segment of Synergistales bacterium includes these proteins:
- the nifJ gene encoding pyruvate:ferredoxin (flavodoxin) oxidoreductase, which translates to MERTMVTLDGNETCARIGHMTNEVVAIYPITPSSPMGEWADQWSSEGKPNIWGTVPTVVEMQSEGGASGALHGSLQAGALTTTFTASQGLLLMLPNMYKIAGELTSTVIHVSARTVATHALSIFGDHSDVMATRGTGFALLASNSIQEIGDMALIAQSATLQSRVPFLHFFDGFRSSHEIQKVTLLNEEEVRAMMDDELVAAHRDRALNPDHPIIRGTAQNPDHFFQAREACNPYYAACPDVVQKTMDRFYEVTGRRYNLFDYVGAPDAERVVVLMGSGAEAADEAVSYMADRGEKVGLVKVHLYRPFSTQHLLEALPETVRTVSVLDRTKEPGAEGEPLFLDVASALCETRPSVRVVGGRYGLSSSEFTPSCVHAVLKEAEKEEPRKHFTVGITDDVTRESLEMDASFHSADPDAVRCLFFGLGSDGTVGANKNSIKIIGENTDHYAQGYFQYDSKKSGGVTVSHLRFGPNPIRSTYQIKSANFVGCHQFSFLERYDVLKNAEEGGTFLLNSIYGPDEVWDQLPKTVQKRIIDKRLRFYVIDGYKVAKESGMGGRINTVMQTCFFAISGILPKDEAIGLIKKTIEKTYGKKGEAIVQKNFAAVDNSLDNLHEVSVPSEVTSTFDLRPPVPGEAPEFVREVLGPIIAMKGDELPVSAMPADGTFPTGTTKWEKRNVALEIPVWDPDVCIQCGKCSLVCPHACIRAKVYDPGELEQAPETFKSTDAKWKQYKGKKFTIQIAPEDCTGCGLCVQTCPAKNKQDPEKKAINMAPQPPLREQERENFDFFLSLPETKRDELNLNSVKDVQLLEPLFEFSGACPGCGETPYVKLLSSLFGDRAVIANATGCSSIYCGNLPTTPWTKNDEGYGPTWSNSLFEDNAEFGMGMRLAVDQNRKYAGELLRKLAPQVGDDLAKAILEADQSDDDGIAEQRKRIAALKGKLQELDSPEARRLLHVAENLIKRSVWIMGGDGWAYDIGYGGLDHVLASGKNVNVLVMDTEVYSNTGGQMSKATPMGAVAKFAAGGKPLGKKDLALMAMTYGHVYVARVAMGASDAQTLKAFREAEAYEGPSLIIAYSHCIAHGYNLVHGLEQQKKAVDAGHWILMRYNPELSLEGKNPLQLDSKKPTLPLAEYVYNENRYSMLKRSKPENSEHLVEGAQKLVNEHWRYYEYLANRPMEDTEE; encoded by the coding sequence ATGGAACGAACCATGGTAACGCTTGACGGCAACGAGACCTGTGCCCGCATCGGGCACATGACCAACGAGGTAGTGGCTATCTACCCGATCACCCCATCCTCGCCGATGGGCGAATGGGCCGACCAGTGGTCCTCGGAGGGCAAACCGAACATCTGGGGCACCGTCCCCACCGTGGTGGAGATGCAGAGCGAGGGCGGCGCCTCGGGCGCGCTCCACGGCTCACTCCAGGCGGGGGCGCTGACCACCACCTTCACGGCGTCCCAGGGACTGCTGCTGATGCTGCCCAACATGTACAAGATCGCCGGGGAGCTCACCTCCACGGTGATCCACGTCTCCGCCAGGACGGTGGCCACCCACGCGCTCTCCATCTTCGGCGACCACAGCGACGTGATGGCCACCCGGGGCACCGGCTTCGCCCTCCTGGCGTCCAACTCGATCCAGGAGATCGGCGACATGGCGCTGATCGCCCAGTCGGCCACCCTCCAGTCGCGGGTGCCCTTCCTGCACTTCTTCGACGGCTTCCGGAGCTCCCACGAGATCCAGAAGGTCACCCTCCTCAACGAGGAGGAGGTGCGGGCCATGATGGACGACGAGCTGGTGGCGGCCCACCGCGACAGGGCGCTGAACCCCGACCATCCCATCATCCGGGGAACGGCCCAGAATCCCGACCACTTCTTCCAGGCCCGCGAGGCCTGCAACCCCTACTACGCCGCCTGCCCCGACGTGGTCCAGAAGACCATGGACCGCTTCTACGAGGTCACCGGCCGCCGCTACAACCTCTTCGACTACGTGGGCGCCCCCGACGCCGAGCGGGTGGTGGTCCTCATGGGCTCCGGCGCCGAGGCGGCCGACGAGGCGGTGAGCTACATGGCCGACAGGGGCGAGAAGGTGGGGCTCGTCAAGGTGCACCTCTACCGCCCCTTCTCCACGCAGCACCTGCTGGAGGCCCTCCCCGAAACGGTCAGGACCGTCTCGGTCCTCGACCGGACCAAGGAACCCGGCGCCGAAGGGGAGCCCCTCTTCCTCGACGTGGCCTCGGCGCTCTGTGAAACCCGGCCCTCCGTGCGGGTCGTGGGCGGCCGTTACGGCCTCTCCTCCAGCGAGTTCACCCCCTCCTGCGTCCATGCCGTCCTCAAGGAAGCGGAGAAGGAGGAGCCCAGGAAGCACTTCACCGTGGGGATCACCGACGATGTCACCAGGGAGAGCCTGGAGATGGACGCATCCTTCCACTCCGCCGACCCCGACGCCGTACGCTGCCTCTTCTTCGGCCTCGGTTCCGACGGCACGGTGGGCGCCAACAAGAACTCCATCAAGATCATCGGGGAGAACACCGACCACTACGCCCAGGGCTACTTCCAGTACGACTCCAAGAAGTCCGGCGGCGTCACCGTCTCCCACCTCCGCTTCGGCCCCAACCCGATCCGGTCCACCTACCAGATCAAGAGCGCCAACTTCGTCGGCTGCCACCAGTTCTCCTTCCTGGAGCGCTATGACGTGCTCAAGAACGCCGAGGAGGGCGGCACCTTCCTGCTGAACAGCATCTACGGCCCCGACGAGGTCTGGGATCAGCTGCCCAAAACGGTGCAGAAGCGCATCATCGACAAGAGACTCCGCTTCTACGTTATCGACGGCTACAAGGTGGCCAAGGAATCCGGCATGGGCGGACGGATCAACACGGTCATGCAGACCTGCTTCTTCGCCATCAGCGGCATCCTGCCCAAGGACGAGGCCATCGGCCTGATCAAAAAGACCATCGAGAAGACCTACGGCAAGAAGGGCGAGGCCATCGTCCAGAAGAACTTCGCCGCCGTGGACAACTCGCTGGACAACCTCCACGAGGTCTCCGTGCCGAGTGAGGTCACCAGCACCTTCGACCTCCGTCCGCCCGTCCCCGGGGAGGCGCCGGAGTTCGTCAGGGAGGTCCTGGGTCCCATCATCGCCATGAAGGGCGACGAGCTGCCGGTGAGCGCCATGCCCGCCGACGGCACCTTCCCCACGGGCACCACCAAGTGGGAGAAGCGCAACGTGGCCCTGGAGATCCCCGTCTGGGACCCCGATGTCTGCATCCAGTGCGGCAAGTGCTCGCTGGTCTGCCCCCACGCCTGCATCCGCGCCAAGGTCTACGACCCCGGGGAGCTGGAGCAGGCGCCGGAGACCTTCAAGTCCACCGACGCCAAGTGGAAGCAGTACAAGGGCAAGAAATTCACCATCCAGATCGCTCCGGAGGACTGCACCGGCTGCGGGCTCTGCGTACAGACCTGTCCCGCCAAGAACAAGCAGGACCCCGAGAAGAAGGCCATCAACATGGCGCCCCAGCCGCCCCTCCGCGAGCAGGAACGGGAGAACTTCGACTTCTTCCTCTCCCTGCCCGAAACCAAGCGGGACGAGTTGAACCTCAACAGCGTCAAGGACGTGCAGCTGCTGGAGCCGCTCTTCGAGTTCTCCGGCGCCTGCCCGGGCTGCGGCGAGACTCCCTACGTCAAGCTTCTCAGTTCGCTCTTCGGCGACCGGGCGGTCATCGCCAACGCCACGGGGTGCTCCTCCATCTACTGCGGCAACCTGCCCACCACCCCATGGACAAAGAACGACGAGGGGTACGGTCCCACCTGGTCCAACTCGCTCTTCGAGGACAACGCCGAGTTCGGCATGGGCATGCGCCTCGCCGTGGACCAGAACCGCAAGTACGCCGGCGAGCTGCTGCGGAAACTGGCGCCCCAGGTGGGCGACGACCTGGCGAAAGCCATCCTGGAGGCCGACCAGAGCGACGACGACGGGATCGCCGAACAGCGCAAGCGCATCGCCGCACTGAAGGGCAAGCTGCAGGAGCTGGACAGCCCCGAGGCCAGGCGGCTGCTCCACGTGGCGGAGAATCTCATCAAGCGGAGCGTCTGGATCATGGGCGGCGACGGCTGGGCCTACGACATCGGCTACGGCGGTCTGGACCACGTCCTGGCCTCCGGCAAAAACGTCAACGTCCTGGTGATGGACACCGAGGTCTACTCCAACACCGGCGGGCAGATGTCCAAGGCGACCCCCATGGGCGCCGTGGCCAAGTTCGCCGCCGGCGGCAAGCCGCTGGGCAAGAAGGATCTGGCCCTGATGGCCATGACCTACGGCCATGTCTATGTGGCCCGGGTGGCCATGGGCGCCAGCGACGCCCAGACCCTCAAGGCCTTCCGCGAGGCCGAGGCCTACGAGGGCCCCTCGCTGATCATCGCCTACAGCCACTGCATCGCCCACGGCTACAACCTCGTCCACGGCCTGGAACAGCAGAAGAAGGCCGTCGACGCCGGCCACTGGATCCTGATGCGGTACAATCCCGAGCTCTCCCTGGAGGGCAAGAACCCCCTCCAGCTGGACAGCAAGAAGCCTACGCTGCCGCTTGCGGAGTATGTCTACAACGAGAACCGCTACTCCATGCTCAAGCGCAGCAAGCCGGAGAACTCGGAGCATCTGGTGGAAGGCGCCCAGAAACTGGTCAACGAGCACTGGAGGTACTACGAGTATCTGGCCAACAGGCCGATGGAGGACACAGAGGAGTAG
- a CDS encoding dihydroorotate dehydrogenase-like protein, translated as MAQLATTYMGLTLPSPLVASAAPLTERMDNLRQLEAAGAGAIVLPSLFEEQLERESEDLNVALEQGTESSPEALGYFPDLRDYNLGTEGYLETIKRARAAISIPVIASINGSKRGTWSAFAKATEAAGADALELNTYHLAVDPTTTGESIEQETIDVVREVRESVSIPVAVKISQEVTSIPHFVTRLGEAGATAVVLFNRFYQPDIDLANLEIRSRVTLSSSAELPLRLRWVALLKEQVQPELAITGGIHSGEDLAKALLSGAQVGMVTSALLQNGLHYAGTILEQLQRVMEDHGYEDVDEMRGVLRQKRDRDLAALTRANYVRVLSSYS; from the coding sequence ATGGCACAGCTCGCCACAACCTACATGGGGTTGACGCTTCCCTCGCCGCTGGTAGCCTCGGCGGCGCCGCTCACCGAGCGCATGGACAATCTCAGACAGCTGGAGGCAGCCGGCGCGGGGGCGATCGTACTCCCCTCGCTGTTCGAAGAGCAGCTGGAGCGGGAGAGCGAGGATCTCAACGTGGCCCTGGAACAGGGAACGGAGAGCTCCCCGGAAGCCCTGGGCTATTTCCCCGATCTACGGGACTACAACCTCGGCACCGAGGGATATCTGGAGACCATCAAGCGAGCCAGGGCGGCGATCTCCATTCCGGTGATCGCCAGCATCAACGGATCGAAGCGCGGTACCTGGTCGGCCTTCGCCAAAGCGACCGAGGCGGCCGGCGCCGATGCGCTGGAACTCAACACCTACCACCTCGCCGTGGATCCGACCACCACCGGGGAATCGATCGAACAGGAGACCATCGATGTGGTCAGGGAGGTTCGGGAAAGCGTCTCGATTCCCGTGGCCGTCAAGATCTCCCAGGAGGTCACCTCGATACCACACTTCGTGACCAGACTGGGTGAAGCCGGCGCCACCGCCGTGGTGCTGTTCAACCGCTTCTACCAGCCGGACATCGACCTGGCCAATCTGGAGATCCGATCCAGGGTGACCCTGAGCTCCTCTGCAGAGCTCCCGCTGCGCCTCCGCTGGGTAGCCTTGCTGAAAGAACAGGTCCAGCCGGAATTGGCCATCACCGGGGGGATCCACAGTGGTGAGGACCTGGCGAAGGCCCTTCTCTCGGGGGCACAGGTGGGCATGGTCACCTCGGCGCTGCTGCAGAACGGCCTCCATTATGCAGGCACCATCCTGGAACAGCTGCAGCGGGTGATGGAGGACCACGGCTACGAAGATGTCGACGAGATGCGCGGCGTGCTCCGCCAGAAAAGGGACCGCGATCTTGCGGCCCTGACCCGGGCCAACTATGTGCGGGTACTCAGCTCGTATTCCTAG